Proteins encoded by one window of Chrysemys picta bellii isolate R12L10 chromosome 10, ASM1138683v2, whole genome shotgun sequence:
- the LOC135974049 gene encoding zinc finger and SCAN domain-containing protein 29-like gives MAPHAKRAPAWSNGELLDLISVWGKEAVQSQLRSSRGNYDTFGKVSKDMMERGHDRDALQCRIKVKELRSAYRKARDTNGRSGAPPATCRFYKELDATLGVNPTSTLSTTMDTSELVWGGEEEEENGNDRGGPDGDTPESLEPCSQELFSSQEDGNQSQRPVLGGGQTEEQVPAAS, from the exons atggcgccacacgccaagcgagccccagcatggagcaatggcgagttgctggacctcatcagtgtttgggggaaggaagctgtacagtcccagctgcgctccagccgtgggaattacgataccttcgggaaggtatcaaaggacatgatggaaaggggccatgaccgggacgccctgcaatgcaggattaaagtcaaggagctgcggagtgcctaccgcaaagcccgcgatacaaacggccgctcgggtgctccccccgcgacctgcagattctacaaggagctggatgcgacacttggggttaaccccacctccactctgagcaccaccatggacacttcagagctggtgtgggggggagaggaggaggaggaaaatgggaatgatcgtggtgggccggatggagacaccccggaatccctggagccatgcagccaggagctcttctcgagccaggaggatggtaaccagtcgcagcggccggtacttggtggaggacaaacagaagagcaggttcccg ctgcgtcttga